The following nucleotide sequence is from Agromyces sp. SYSU T00194.
CGCGGCGATCTTCGCACGCTTCGTCTCCCGCCAGGAGGACTCGCCGGCGATGCGCGCCGTCGCGTCGCTGCGCAACCAGTTCGGCGGGCACACCGTGAAGCCGGCAGGGGAGTAGCGCACCACCCCATGCACGTGACCCGCCTGTCCCTCACGGATTTCCGCAACTACGCGCGCGCCGAGCTCGAGCTCGAGCCGGGCGCCACCGTGTTCGCGGGGCGCAACGGGCACGGCAAGACCAACCTGGTCGAGGCGATCGGCTACCTGTCCACGCTCGGCTCGCATCGGGTCGCCACGGACCAGGCGCTCATCCGCGCCGGTGCGGACTCGGCGATCGTGCGCGCGCTGCTCGCGCACGCGGGCCGCGAGGTCCTCGTCGAGGTGCAGCTGAACCGCGGCAGCGCCAACCGGGCGCAGGTCAACCGCAACGGCGTGCGCACCCGGGAGCTCCCGCGGTACACGCACTCGGTGCTGTTCGCCCCGGAGGACCTCGCGATCGTCCGCGGCGATCCGGGTGTGCGTCGCCGCTTCCTCGACGACCTCCTGGTGCAGCGCATGCCCCGGATCGCCGGCGTCATCGCCGACTACGACCGCGTCCTCCGGCAGCGCAACTCCCTGCTCAAGTCGGCGCGCTCCAGCGGGCTGAAGCAGGCCCAGCTCCCGACCCTCGAGATCTGGGACGAGCGACTGGTCGAGCTGGGCACCGAACTCATCGACCGTCGCGTGGAGCTGGTCGCCGAACTCGGCGAGCCGCTGCGGGATGCCTATCGGGCCATCGTCGACGACGACCACGCGCCGCGCCTCGAGCCGCGCCTGTCGATCGACGGTGCCGACGAGGAAGCGGACCTCCTGCGCACGAGTGGCGCCGGCGCGGCCGACCCGCCCGCTCCGGAGGCATCCGACACCGCATCGCGGTTCCGCGCGACCCTCGCGCAGCTGCGCGCGAAGGAGCTCGAACGGGGCATCACCCTCGCCGGGCCGCACCGTGACGATGTCCTGCTCGAACTGAACGGTCTGCCCGCCAAGGGGTACGCCTCGCACGGAGAGTCGTGGTCGTTCGCACTCGGCCTGAAGCTCGCGTCTGCGGAGCTGCTCCGGAGGGATTCGGCGACGGGGGACCCGGTGCTGATCCTCGACGACGTGTTCGCCGAGCTCGATCGCGGCCGCCGCGAGCGACTGGCCGCCGCGATCGCGGGCTTCGAGCAGGTGCTCGTCACGGCAGCGGTCATCGAGGACGTGCCCGACGCGCTCGCCGGCCGGATCGTGCGGATCGAGCGCGGGGCGGTCGTCGGTGGTGCGGCGGAGGATGATGGTGTCACGGACGATGCGAACGCGGAGGTGCACGATGCCTGAGGTGCCGGCCGGTGCTCCGGCGGATGCGACGAGCGAAGCCGTCCGCGTGTACCAGCACTTCCGCGAGGTGTTCGGCGGAGTGCCGCCGTCGCGGCGTCGCCGCCGTGCCGACGAACCGCGTGGTGCGAGCGCCCCGTTCGGCGCCGGGCGCGAGCCCCGGGCACTCGGCGACACGCTCGACGCGCTCACGACCGAGCTCGGCTGGAGCTCGCCGCTGGCCCAGCAGGAGCTCCTCTCGTCGTGGGCCGAGGTCGCCGGGGAGGAGACCGCGAGGCACTCCGAGCCGGTCGGACTCGAGCACGGCGTGCTCACCGTGCGGTGCGATTCGACGGCCTGGGCGACACAGCTCCGCATGATGCGCACGACCATCGCCGCGCGTATCGTCGACCGGTACCCGCAGGCGGGTGTCGAGAGCATCCGCTTTCAGGGGCCGGACGCCCCATCCTGGAAAAAGGGGCCCAGATCGGTTCCAGGCCGGGGTCCACGCGATACCTACGGTTGACACGGCAAATTCGGTCAACCTCCTGTGGAAAGGCCCGCAGAAGGGCACGTCGCGCCTCGTGCCTCGCCGAAGATTGATAGGCTGGAGCGTCGCCAGGACGACGGTCAGGAGCCCCATTCACATATGACAGCCGAACCGAAGAAGGCCCAGCAACTGCCGGAGTACGGCGCAGACGCGATCCAGGTTCTCGAGGGCCTCGAAGCGGTTCGGAAGCGTCCCGGCATGTACATCGGGTCGACCGGTCCGCGGGGACTCCACCACCTGGTCTACGAGATCGTCGACAACTCCGTCGACGAGGCGCTGGCGGGGTACTGCGACGCCATCGAGGTGACCATCCTCGAGGACGGCGGCGTGCGCGTCGTCGACAACGGACGCGGCATCCCCGTCGACCTGCACAAGACCGAGGGTCGTTCCACGGTCGAGGTCGTGCTGACCGTGCTGCACGCGGGCGGCAAGTTCGGCGGCGGCGGGTACGCGGTGTCGGGCGGACTGCACGGCGTCGGCTCGTCGGTCGTCAACGCGCTCTCGAGCCGGCTCGACGTCGAGGTGCGGCGCCAGGGCTCGGTCTGGACCCAGTCGTACACGACCGGTGTGCCGGATGCCCCGCTTGCGCAGGGCGCCGCGAGCGACCAGACCGGCACCACCATCACGTTCTGGCCGAGCGACGAGATCTTCGAGACCGTCGAGTTCGACTACGAGACGCTCCGCACGCGATTCCAGCAGATGGCGTTCCTGAACAAGGGGCTGCGCATCTCGCTCACCGACCTCCGCGCCGACCAGCAGGTCACGCAGGAGGAGGCCGACGACGTCGCCGAACCGGCACGCACCGACTCCTTCCTCTACGAGCGCGGGCTCGTCGACTACGTGGAGTACCTCAACCACGCCAAGAAGTCCGACCTGGTGCACGACGAGATCATCTCGTTCGAGTCGGAGGACACCGAGCGCCACATCGCGCTCGAGGTCGCGATGCAGTGGACCACCGCGTACAACGAGTCGGTGCACACCTACGCGAACACCATCAACACGCACGAGGGCGGCACCCACGAGGAGGGCTTCCGCGCGGCGCTGACCACGCTCGTCAACCGGTACGCCCGTGAGAAGGGCATCCTCAAGGACAAGGACGACAACCTCTCGGGCGAGGACGTGCGCGAGGGGCTCACCGCCGTCATCTCGGTGAAGCTGTCCGAACCGCAGTTCGAGGGCCAGACGAAGACCAAGCTCGGCAACACCGAGGCGAAGTCGTTCGTGCAGCGCGTGACCGCCGAGCAGCTCGGCGACTGGTTCGATCGCAACCCCAACCAGGCGCGCGACGTGATCCGGAAGGCGATCCAGGCGGCATCCGCTCGCATGGCCGCGCGGAAGGCGCGCGAGGCCACGCGCCGCAAGGGCCTCCTCGAGTCGGGCGGCATGCCCGGCAAGCTCAAGGACTGCTCGTCCAAGGACGCCACGGTCTCGGAGATCTTCATCGTCGAGGGCGACTCCGCCGGCGGCTCGGCGGTACAGGGCCGCAATCCCGAGACGCAGGCGATCCTGCCCCTCCGCGGCAAGATCCTGAACGTCGAGAAGGCCCGGCTCGATCGCGCGCTCGCGAACAACGAGGTGCAGGCCATGATCACGGCGTTCGGCGCCGGCATCGGGGAGGACTTCGACCCCGAGAAGGTCAGGTACCACAAGATCGTGCTGATGGCCGATGCCGACGTGGATGGCCAGCACATCACGACGCTGCTGCTGACCCTGCTGTTCCGCTACATGCGCCCGCTCATCGACCTCGGCTACGTGTACCTCGCGCAGCCCCCGCTGTACCGGCTCAAGTGGACCAACTCCGACCACGAGTACGTCTACTCCGACCGCGAGCGCGATGCGCTGCTCGCCGACGGCA
It contains:
- a CDS encoding DUF721 domain-containing protein; this encodes MPEVPAGAPADATSEAVRVYQHFREVFGGVPPSRRRRRADEPRGASAPFGAGREPRALGDTLDALTTELGWSSPLAQQELLSSWAEVAGEETARHSEPVGLEHGVLTVRCDSTAWATQLRMMRTTIAARIVDRYPQAGVESIRFQGPDAPSWKKGPRSVPGRGPRDTYG
- the gyrB gene encoding DNA topoisomerase (ATP-hydrolyzing) subunit B, translated to MTAEPKKAQQLPEYGADAIQVLEGLEAVRKRPGMYIGSTGPRGLHHLVYEIVDNSVDEALAGYCDAIEVTILEDGGVRVVDNGRGIPVDLHKTEGRSTVEVVLTVLHAGGKFGGGGYAVSGGLHGVGSSVVNALSSRLDVEVRRQGSVWTQSYTTGVPDAPLAQGAASDQTGTTITFWPSDEIFETVEFDYETLRTRFQQMAFLNKGLRISLTDLRADQQVTQEEADDVAEPARTDSFLYERGLVDYVEYLNHAKKSDLVHDEIISFESEDTERHIALEVAMQWTTAYNESVHTYANTINTHEGGTHEEGFRAALTTLVNRYAREKGILKDKDDNLSGEDVREGLTAVISVKLSEPQFEGQTKTKLGNTEAKSFVQRVTAEQLGDWFDRNPNQARDVIRKAIQAASARMAARKAREATRRKGLLESGGMPGKLKDCSSKDATVSEIFIVEGDSAGGSAVQGRNPETQAILPLRGKILNVEKARLDRALANNEVQAMITAFGAGIGEDFDPEKVRYHKIVLMADADVDGQHITTLLLTLLFRYMRPLIDLGYVYLAQPPLYRLKWTNSDHEYVYSDRERDALLADGTAKGKRIPKENGIQRYKGLGEMNHQELWDTTMNPESRTLLQVTMDDAAAADEIFSTLMGEDVESRRSFIQKNAKDVRFLDI
- the recF gene encoding DNA replication/repair protein RecF (All proteins in this family for which functions are known are DNA-binding proteins that assist the filamentation of RecA onto DNA for the initiation of recombination or recombinational repair.), with protein sequence MHVTRLSLTDFRNYARAELELEPGATVFAGRNGHGKTNLVEAIGYLSTLGSHRVATDQALIRAGADSAIVRALLAHAGREVLVEVQLNRGSANRAQVNRNGVRTRELPRYTHSVLFAPEDLAIVRGDPGVRRRFLDDLLVQRMPRIAGVIADYDRVLRQRNSLLKSARSSGLKQAQLPTLEIWDERLVELGTELIDRRVELVAELGEPLRDAYRAIVDDDHAPRLEPRLSIDGADEEADLLRTSGAGAADPPAPEASDTASRFRATLAQLRAKELERGITLAGPHRDDVLLELNGLPAKGYASHGESWSFALGLKLASAELLRRDSATGDPVLILDDVFAELDRGRRERLAAAIAGFEQVLVTAAVIEDVPDALAGRIVRIERGAVVGGAAEDDGVTDDANAEVHDA